In the Peromyscus maniculatus bairdii isolate BWxNUB_F1_BW_parent chromosome 20, HU_Pman_BW_mat_3.1, whole genome shotgun sequence genome, one interval contains:
- the LOC102910645 gene encoding thymosin beta-4-like — protein sequence MSDKPEMAEIKKFGKSKLKKTEMQEKNPLPSKETTEQEKQAGESQ from the coding sequence ATGTCTGACAAACCCGAAATGGCTGAGATCAAGAAATTTGGTAAGtcgaaattgaagaagacagaaatgcaAGAGAAAAATCCTCTGCCTTCAAAAGAGACGACTGAACAGGAGAAGCAAGCTGGCGAATCGCAGTGA